GTTAACCCCCACACTTTCAATCTTCGACAGTAACCCCGTCCCCCATTTTCGCTTTCCTCCTCGATAGGAGTTCATCTCACGATGGCCATTAAACTCACAGAACGCGCCGCCGAAGAAGTTCTTCGCTTCCGCAAAGAGCACAATTTCGACGACACGATGCTACTGCGGATCGGCGTTGCCGGTGGCGGTTGCAGCGGCTTCAACTACACGTTGAACTTCGATGACAACTTCGATGAAAAAGCCGACAGCAAGTACGATCACCACGGCGTCAGCGTCGTTGTGGACAAGAAAAGCGCCTTGTACCTCGACGGAACTGAAGTCGATTGGTTCGATAGTTTGGAAAAGCAGGGCTTCACGTTCAACAACCCCAACGCTGTTAAGAGCTGTGGTTGCGGAAGCTCCTTCCAAGCCTAGTCGGACGGATTGGATGGGGTGATCGCCCCTTCATTCGCGAATAAGGGAGGCGGCTGCATTGAAACATCGGCGAGCCTGACATTGCCTGTCTCGTCGTGCTTCTGCAGAGTTTGCGCTTGTTTCCTCCCGCAATCGCAGAGTGACTCGTACAAACTTGTTCCCCGGTTTCGGCCTGGGAACGAGTTGAGTAATGGTTTCAGCTGAGAATCGATGCCCCATGGCGAATAGGTTGCTGGCAGCGAATTGTGCATCGCCTTCATGTCGGGGACGTAGATGTCGGCCGGCACTGCTGCCAATTTGGTGGCGCCGCTGTGGCCGTCACCACGCCTAGTATCGATCGTGATCTGGTCGAGGTTGTGGTCCGGTCGAGGGCGTGATTTGCAGGTGATAATGGGGCTTTGCACTACCTCCCACGCGCTGCATCTTTCATCTCATCGAGGCCGCTCATCCAAATCTCAGTGCGGCTGCCATCTCGGCGGTCGGATGCGGACCGCGACACACCTCGAATTCGATGTGTCCACCCAAATTCCTCTGCCATGGCGATCGCGAGCTGCAATTGGTATCTCGCTTGAGGCAAGATCGGCACGCCTCGAGAGGCAAGTGATAGTTTGCCGAGGTCTAGTTTTCGCCATGAGTCGCCATCGTCATCCTCGGACACTGCCGATTGCATGGCCGCGGGCAGTGAGTTGACCACGCCCTCATAAACCTCCACATCGACGCGGCTGTTATGAGGAGAATACAAGGCCCACGATAACCAGTGGTCCAAATGCCATGCGTCGCGATCAAATCGGCCTCGTCGCTCGGTCAATGGCAACGTTACCGCGAGGAGTACCAAAATCCCGCCGACGACTAGACCCGGCGAGCGATACGCTGCAGCCTCCATCTCGATGGTGTCTGTATTCGAGTGCGGTCGACGGACGAACAACCAATAGGCCTGCCCCGCCAACACGGCGTTCCACACCAATACGCCAAGACTGTGATGCATACCCCACGGCGATAGCAACACCATCAGTCCCGCATGCATTGCAATTGCCATGCATCCGCCCAACCTGCGTGTCGGCGGGAGCATCAACAAAATTGCAATCAGCAGCTCAGTAGCCG
This genomic window from Allorhodopirellula heiligendammensis contains:
- a CDS encoding HesB/IscA family protein; the encoded protein is MAIKLTERAAEEVLRFRKEHNFDDTMLLRIGVAGGGCSGFNYTLNFDDNFDEKADSKYDHHGVSVVVDKKSALYLDGTEVDWFDSLEKQGFTFNNPNAVKSCGCGSSFQA